ATTATCTCATTGAGTCACTGTTCCTCAAATGAAACATTCATTACAACTATTAGCTGTAAAGTCAGGGTTTGAATCACAACTTGCCACTTCATAAGCAGCATAAGAACTAGTAACAGTATAGACCAGTACTAAAACTGGAGCAAGGATCTTTGCGAGAGTGTTCATAAATACATTATTTATTAATAGTAGAATTACCGCTCTATACTAAGAGATTGTGTACTTTGTGTCAAACAAAAAGGTAAGAAAGGGGCAAGAATAAATATTTACTTTTTTATAATTTTATTTACAAATAATTGTTGCATTATTGCGAACAAAGTAGATATCCCCCAATATAAACCAACTCAAGCTATAAGAGTATAGGTAAATATGCCGACCATTACTGGCATACCATAGAGCATAAACTTATTGAGGAGTTCTGGATCTGGCATCATACTTGAGTAACTATTTGCATCTTTCTTTTTTTCTAATACTACTCAACTTTCTGTGTCTGCCTTGGTTCTATGCATTATAGAAAGTTTAACTTGCACAAACTGTATCGCAGCCACAGTCAAGGCAAGGAAAAAACCTACTACTCCTCATGAAGCAAGGAGATTCATACCGAAAAATATGGGATCAATTTGTGAAATACTAAATGCAGGGAGAAAATCGTAGAGATAAAACTCATTTTTAAGAGACATTATATCTATAATGATTCTGTATATTACAAGCAATATAGGCATCTGTATAATTAGAAATCCACATGAACCCATTGGATTTACTCATTCATCTTTATACAGCTTCATCAGTTCAACCCCTATTTGTTGTTGGTTTCACTTATGTTTTTCTTGAAGTTTTTTAATTTTAGGCTGAATCGCTTGCATCTTTCTTTGAGATACGAGCATTTTATGTTGAGGAAATAAGAGTAATATTCTTATGATTATGGTAATTGAAATTATGGCAAATCACAGAGAGTTCCCAAAGAGATGAATCAAATAAGCCATCAAATTGTATATTGGAGCATAAAACAATCCGATAAATACTTTTCAAAGTGTGCCTCTGTATTCTATATCAACTGTGGAAAGATACTTCTTTTCTCACTGAGTGAGTTCAAAAATATAGTTTCAAGGTGTTTCGAACAAATCATAATGTGTCGCTAGATTTATAATATCTGTTTCACCTGCAGCAATATTTTTATCCTCACAAAAGCTCTCAGGATAGACTATGAGCTCTCCATTAAGTCGAGTAGTAAGGTTATCACACGTATTATAAGAAAAGACCTCAGAAGTGTAATTTTGAAGTTTGAGGCTTATTCAAGCTGGAACCTTGAGGCTTGTGTCAGTAGCTACAAATTGAACTCACGTAAGCTGGTTTTCTTGTTTATCTCAAGTAAAATATGAGAATATAAAGAAGAATAAAAGCGTGAATAAAAGTATATCTAAGTATTTTTTCATAGTTTTTTATCAAAGAGATAGATCAGTTCTTTTTTAAAGTTTTTTAAAGCAGTATCATTATTTTCAAGTTGAGTCTTGGTTTTTACAACGCAACTTATATCTTTAGGGATTGTATCTATATATGGTCTACATGTTTCATAATAGAGCCTTCTATATTTATTTCTCACTACAGCATTTTTGACAGACTTTCCAGATATTATAATAGCAAATCTCCCATGTGATAGTGTATTTGGGAGAACATTAAAAACAAGTGTATAAGAAAAAAAAGGTTTTCATATTTTCAAAACCTTTTTTACCTCACGTTCTTTCAGTCTATATATTTTTGAAATCACTAAAAAAAATGTGAATTATTATTTTCTTTTTACATAATTACCTTTTCCATCGAAAGGAGATTTTTTTGCAGTTCCACCAGCAATTATATGCATTTTAGATTTACCGTTAATTTCTTGGAATCTTTTTGGGTAACTTACTGTAAGTTGGTGTCTTCCTTTTCTTCTTCGGTTTTTAAGCACGTTTCGTCCAGAATCAGTAGAGCTTCGTTTTAGAAACCCGTGTACTCTCAGTCTTTTTCTTTTTTTAAGTTTTCCTAACATAATCGGTATTGATGTGTGAGATAATTTTTATAAGCTGCGATATCTTATTGTAAAATGATGTCTTGTCAAAAAATATTTTATAATTCTTCTATTTATCATTCGTCGAACAAATATAGCTCTCAGTAAAATATAATGAGTTACAGCTTCATACTCACGCATCATTAATAGTAATATTATTTATGTCTGAAACACTTCTTACTTGCAACCAACAATTTGCAGTATAATCTCAGCTTGGTTCAGTATATGGAGTATCTCTAAGCCACCATTTTCAACCATCTACAGCTTTCCAATCTGGTGCTGTTTCAGAGTTCATAGCAACTGAAGTATAATTTCAGCCATTAGTTGGTTTAAAAATTCATGGCATTACTCTAAAGTAACTACTTCAATATCTTTGAATTACATATGCAAATAAATCTTTTGTTCTTGGAACCAACATATCCATTCATACTTCCTTACAACTATTATTATCTGTTGATCTAAACGACCTAATTCAATTTACTATAGGATACATAGTGTATCCTCAATTATCAGTGGTCATATCACAATATACTTTTAATATATCATCAGACTTTGTTTTTATAACATACTCTCAATTTTTGTTTTTGAGTTTTGGATTATCTTCTAAAATTCTAAGACAACTTGAATATTTCTTCCATCAACTTTCTGCTATAAGTGATAATGATTGTAATTGAGATCCCGTTCCAGTTAATGATACTTGGTTAGAGTTGAGAAAATCTATTGGAATCTTGTGCTCACTTGAGATAATTTGAATAGGATACAAATCATATTGTAGAAAGTATTCATATAATAGTTATCACTACTATGAGTTCAACAAGTGTAAATGCTCTCAATGAAAATCTAGGCATTATAAAATCCTTATAAATAAAGTATGACTCTAGTTATAAGGATTAAGAAGTTTCTTTCAAAGATTTTAGGGTTGACTAATTTTCAGAACTACAAATAGACGTCCCCGTTTTATCTCAATTGAGAATTTCTAAAATACTCAATTTATCAAATTTAGTAACTACAATTTCAAGCTTATTATCTCGAGCAAGAATTATTCAGGTTTGATCAAATACTTGTAGATTTTTTCATATAAACTCATCATAACTTATAGACTCTATTTTTTTTGCATCAGAATTTTTTATAGGGTCGCTCTCATATACTCCATCTACTTTCGTAGCCTTAATCATAATATCACACTCAAGTTCAATAGAACGAACTACTCAAGCAGTATCTGTTGAAACATATGGACTTCATGTACCAGATGTACAAATTACGATTTTTCAAGATTTTAAGTATTCACTTGCTTGTAGTGAAGTATATCTCACTAAGAATTCTACACCCAGAGCATCTAATACTATTGCTTCAATTCACTGCTTTTCAAGAAAATTTTTAAGACTTAATCCGTTAAAAACTGTTGAAAGCATACTCATATTATGAGAATCTGATGACTTCATTCAGGCTTTTATGAGGTCTGAACCTCTATAAATATTTCAGCCACCCACTACTATTACGAGCTCAAGTCATTGTGAGACCACCTCTTTAATTATTTGAGCAACATTTTCTATATGCTTGGATTCAAGTCCTCAAACTCCTGGCTCACAGAACGCTTCTCATGAAATCTTAAGTAAAATTCTTTTATAATGTGACACGAAAAAATATTAAGATTGTAAAATATCTCGCATGAGAGTATCCACTATTTGAGTATTTGGAAATTCTTTTTCTCAAAGTTCCTTATTTTTTTCTTGAATAGTTTCAGTACTGACTCATTCTCCTGTC
This sequence is a window from Candidatus Gracilibacteria bacterium. Protein-coding genes within it:
- a CDS encoding uridine monophosphate kinase → MSHYKRILLKISGEAFCEPGVGGLESKHIENVAQIIKEVVSQGLELVIVVGGGNIYRGSDLIKAGMKSSDSHNMSMLSTVFNGLSLKNFLEKQGIEAIVLDALGVEFLVRYTSLQASEYLKSGKIVICTSGTGSPYVSTDTAGVVRSIELECDIMIKATKVDGVYESDPIKNSDAKKIESISYDEFIGKNLQVFDQTGIILARDNKLEIVVTKFDKLSILEILNGDKTGTSICSSEN
- a CDS encoding ribonuclease P protein component, with protein sequence MKIGKPFFSYTLVFNVLPNTLSHGRFAIIISGKSVKNAVVRNKYRRLYYETCRPYIDTIPKDISCVVKTKTQLENNDTALKNFKKELIYLFDKKLGKNT
- a CDS encoding YidC/Oxa1 family membrane protein insertase encodes the protein MKKYLDILLFTLLFFFIFSYFTGDKQENQLTGVQFVATDTSLKVPAGISLKLQNYTSEVFSYNTCDNLTTRLNGELIVYPESFCEDKNIAAGETDIINLATHYDLFETPGNYIFELTQGEKKYLSTVDIEYRGTLGKVFIGLFYAPIYNLMAYLIHLFGNSLGFAIISITIIIRILLLFPQHKMLVSQRKMQAIQPKIKKLQEKHKGNQQQIGVELMKLYKDEGVNPMGSCGFLIIQMPILLVIYRIIIDIMSLKNEFYLYDFLPAFSISQIDPIFFGMNLLASGGVVGFFLALTVAAIQFVQVKLSIMHRTKADTESGVVLEKKKDANSYSSMMPDPELLNKFMLYGMPVMVGIFTYTLIAGVGLYWGISTLFAIMQQLFVNKIIKK
- the rpmH gene encoding 50S ribosomal protein L34, translating into MLGKLKKRKRLRVHGFLKRSSTDSGRNVLKNRRRKGRHQLTVSYPKRFQEINGKSKMHIIAGGTAKKSPFDGKGNYVKRK
- a CDS encoding prepilin-type N-terminal cleavage/methylation domain-containing protein, with translation MPRFSLRAFTLVELIVVITIIGILSTIGFVSYSNYLKGAQDSNRFSQL